In Lepisosteus oculatus isolate fLepOcu1 chromosome 17, fLepOcu1.hap2, whole genome shotgun sequence, a genomic segment contains:
- the fam98a gene encoding protein FAM98A yields the protein MENDILDALEDLGYKGPLLEDGALDQAVSSGAASPEFTKVCAWIVTELKLYCKLEENIQATNSPGEAEGFQLEISGLLSEMMCPYSVLTSGDVTKRLMNKNNCLLLITYLISELEASKMIIVNRPQKKVQEAGGSEVFMELKGICMGLGMSKPPANISMFQFFSGIEKKLKEALSKVSPYHVGKPLMKKTLGPVHWEKVEAINQALANEYEVRRKMLLKRLDVTVQSFGWSERAKAHTEKLAKVYQPKRAALAAKSTVSVAHLFAAREDLSKILRTSSGNIRERTACAINKVLMGRVPDRGGRPNEIEPPPPEMPSWQKRQDGPQQHGGGGGGQGYGGGGGRGGGRGGYEQPSQGGRGGYDRGGSRGGGGGRGGKVQGGWSDGGGGGGAYQGNYQGGGGYQGGSGGYSGGAFHGGFQAPSYPGSGYQGGGGSYQGGGVGAYQQDSRYQEGGHQDRGGRGGRGGRGRGSRVGQGGGWGGRGAQNYGQGGQFEQYFQQGGYQYNQAGFGQGRHYAS from the exons ATGGAAAACGACATACTGGACGCGTTAGAAGACCTGGG CTATAAGGGCCCTCTCCTGGAGGACGGAGCGCTGGACCAGGCAGTGTCCAGCGGGGCAGCCTCCCCCGAGTTCACTAAAGTGTGCGCTTGGATTGTGACCGAGCTCAAGCTCTACTGTAAACTGGAGGAGAACATCCAAGCCACCAACA GTCCCGGGGAAGCAGAAGGGTTTCAGCTGGAGATCAGCGGCCTGCTGTCCGAGATGATGTGCCCCTATTCTGTTCTCACGTCAGGAGACGTCACCAAACGGCTTATGAACAAGAACAACTGCCTTCTGCTGATCA CTTACCTTATTTCTGAGCTGGAGGCCTCAAAAATGATCATCGTCAATAGACCGCAGAAGAAAGTGCAAGAGGCAGGAGGCAGTGAGGTTTTCATGGAATTGAAGGGGATCTGCATGGGACTGGGCATGTCCAAGCCCCCTGCCAACATCTCCATGTTCCAGTTCTTCAGTGGCATCGAGAAGAAG CTGAAGGAAGCTTTGTCCAAGGTGTCTCCTTATCACGTCGGAAAGCCCCTGATGAAGAAAACGCTGGGACCAGTTCACTGG GAGAAGGTTGAAGCCATTAACCAAGCCCTTGCAAATGAATATGAAGTCCGGAGGAAGATGTTGTTGAAACGTCTTGATGTAACAGTTCAGTCATTTGGTTGGTCTGAAAGAGCCAAG GCTCACACTGAAAAGTTGGCCAAAGTGTACCAGCCAAAGCGTGCAGCTCTCGCTGCGAAAAGCACCGTCTCTGTAGCTCATCTCTTCGCTGCGCGGGAGGATCTGTCCAAAATCCTAAGGACGAGCAGTGGGAATATCCGCGAGAGGACTGCCTGTGCCATTAACAAA GTGCTGATGGGCCGAGTGCCCGACCGAGGCGGGAGACCCAACGAGATTGAGCCGCCCCCCCCAGAGATGCCCAGCTGGCAGAAGAGACAGGACGGGCCGCAGCAGCACGGAGGAGGCGGGGGTGGGCAGGGGTACGGGGGCGGCGGGGGCAGAGGAGGGGGCAGAGGGGGCTACGAGCAGCCGTCGCAAGGGGGGCGAGGAGGCTACGACCGGGGGGGCAgcaggggtggggggggtggaaGAGGAGGTAAAGTACAAGGAGGCTGGTCAGACGgaggaggcggcggcggcgcgtACCAGGGCAACTACCAGGGCGGGGGTGGCTACCAGGGTGGCAGTGGGGGGTACTCCGGCGGAGCTTTTCATGGCGGCTTTCAGGCGCCGAGTTACCCAGGAAGTGGATACCAGGGTGGCGGGGGCAGCTACCAAGGAGGTGGAGTGGGCGCGTACCAGCAGGACAGCCGATACCAGGAGGGGGGGCACCAGGACAGGGGGGGGCGCGGAGGGCGAGGGGGCCGGGGCCGGGGCAGTCGTGTAGGCCAAGGAGGAGGCTGGGGAGGGAGAGGAGCGCAGAACTACGGCCAGGGAGGGCAGTTCGAGCAGTACTTCCAGCAGGGGGGCTATCAGTATAATCAGGCGGGCTTCGGCCAGGGGCGGCACTACGCCAGTTGA
- the bub1 gene encoding mitotic checkpoint serine/threonine-protein kinase BUB1, with protein sequence MDIGASLQQFEASVRSYTGDDPLELWMRYISHLDDTAPSEERTISHVLNRLVENFFHDKRYHDDIRYVKSCIRCSRFYKDPLQLLHYLYDHGIGTKAAHLYTSWASELERQGQLKQADTLLQRAVEMKAEPAQLLQDYYGKFQARVLQRRTEAQGGPRPLQNLQLVNQMEQPRLPKGLAACSQSKDCKPEACQDLYKGQAAFPVDKTEHIISKSENTALDQRNRGAGKSVQECAMYCKNDLVCGDSELSFEELRARRYFYKCKLQEEKRQLEECHARKKTVEPQCTQFQIESETAREMNSRLSSAQGLGSTSHQQQGPAIWEQQQKASLEPELAQQPCRQPGSAPLPDSVLTWAEQGQNARGPESTHLPSLLLGSFRVGTEGLAASDRQGRPAELLQQRFAASLSEASRAPLRPVRAAEPRDDSPPLSLPCRPVPAAGTRHSFLSADSMGSRNPPGLQDEDCGCPSRENRTYLNPAAGPRPTSFQQQSYREQDVSKTEDKVERTEATGNVSLGGNGTVPHVTPNTSLGLIQATPSRVQPSPTVHTKEALDVIMDMFQAPALSLTDDGLHDKTDESFEAFCRNTSDYRAQQVLPPNVAPAAAPFSVFQEDSDQENKCVAQKLDKTNSAAGLREHPGLKTVPSTQNGAAPVAESAMEDYTVWAARCNNTLAACPNTTRDFALSAQIASTPFHSRASLPWDTQDTQGLDASEENLYQLHKTRKLSPITEQSPSTEEDLPSQCAAGSRRRSVNASSGITAEGPEDRHSKLVSSLSEHKQLALQPAVPQEGENQLSHPPSGDPAHVVPDPWDETLIKRLLSDLPTPLHTSSNFFTWKRNTPSISPKMTVTVGDAPYQIDCVLGEGAFATVYQVSGLSKAKKLVFKVLKSTSPWEFYIDRQLNERLQPSVRHLYNSLCSAHIFQNGSILMGELYSCGTLLNAVNLYRNLSEKVMPQPLVIYLSICILHMVEQLHSIGMIHADIKPDNFMLGERFLENECFDPENLEHGLSLIDFGQSIDMTLFKEGTVFKAKCMTSGFQCVEMLMGRPWTYQTDYFGIAGTVYCMIFGTYMKVKNENGVWKPNTVFKRNPHSEMWTEFFHTLLNVPDCNSLPSLKSLRDKLTAVFLQNYSTKIRALRTRLIVLLLESKRSRK encoded by the exons ATGGATATCGGTGCATCGCTTCA GCAGTTCGAGGCCAGTGTGAGGAGCTACACTGGAGACGACCCGCTTGAACTATGGATGAG GTACATTTCGCACCTGGACGATACTGCACCCTCGGAGGAGAGAACCATTTCTCATGTGTTGAACCGTCTTGTGGAGAATTTTTTTCATGACAAACGGTACCACGATGACATAAGATATGTTAAGAGCTGTATCAGATGT TCACGGTTTTATAAAGACCCTTTACAACTGCTCCATTACTTGTATGACCATGGCATCGGAACCAAGGCTGCTCATCTGTACACGTCCTGGGCGTCGGAACTCGAGAGACAGGGGCAGCTCAAGCAGGCTGACACTCTGCTTCAGAGAGCAGTGGAGATGAAGGCTGAGCCAGCACAGCTTTTACAGGACTACTACGG GAAGTTCCAAGCTAGAGTTCTGCAAAGACGGACAGAAGCACAAG GTGGGCCACGCCCCCTTCAGAACCTGCAGTTGGTCAATCAGATGGAACAGCCGAGACTTCCAAAAGGATTGGCCGCCTGTTCTCAAAGCAAG GACTGCAAGCCTGAAGCATGCCAAGATCTCTATAAAGGCCAGGCCGCATTTCCGGTAGACAAAACTGAGCACAT AAtctcaaaatctgaaaacacGGCTTTAGACCAACGCAATCGGGGGGCAGGCAAAAGTGTTCAAGAGTGCGCCATGTACTGCAAAAACGACCTTGTCTGTGGAGACTCTGAGCTGTCCTTTGAAGAGTTACGAGCAAGGAGGTACTTTTATAAATGTAAGCTCCAGGAAGAGAAGAGACAGTTGG aggAATGTCATGCAAGGAAGAAAACGGTAGAGCCTCAGTGTACACAGTTTCAAATCGAGAGCGAGACAGCGAGAGAGATGAACAGCAGACTCAGCTCGGCGCAGGGTTTGGGGAGCACCAgccaccagcagcag GGCCCTGCTATTTGGGAACAACAGCAAAAGGCCAGCCTGGAACCTGAGCTTGCCCAGCAGCCCTGCAGGCAGCCTGGCAGTGCCCCGCTCCCAGACAGCGTGCTAACATGGGCGGAGCAGGGCCAGAACGCACGAGGGCCTGAGAGCACCCATTTGCCGTCTCTGCTTCTCGGATCTTTCCGCGTGGGGACTGAAGGGCTCGCTGCGTCCGACAGGCAGGGCAGGCCGGCTGAGCTGCTGCAGCAGCGCTTCGCAGCCTCTCTGTCTGAAGCTTCGCGCGCCCCTCTTCGGCCAGTGCGCGCCGCCGAGCCCCGAGACGACAGCCCCCCCCTGTCCCTGCCCTGCCGCCCCGTCCCTGCCGCGGGAACTCGGCACAGCTTTCTCAGCGCAGACTCCATGGGCTCCCGGAACCCCCCCGGCCTGCAGGATGAGGACTGTGGCTGTCCGAGTCGAGAGAACAGGACATACCTGAACCCTGCCGCAGGCCCCAGACCCACCAGCTTCCAGCAGCAGAGCTATAGAGAGCA GGATGTGTCTAAAACAGAAGACAAAGTAGAAAGAACAGAAGCAACTGGAAATG TTTCTCTGGGTGGGAATGGGACCGTGCCCCATGTCACCCCCAACACGTCCCTGGGGCTTATCCAGGCTACGCCGTCCAGAGTGCAGCCATCGCCCACTGTTCACACCAAGGAGGCTCTGG ATGTCATCATGGACATGTTCCAGGCACCAGCTCTGTCTCTGACAGATGATGGATTACACGACAAAACAGATGAGAGCTTTGAAGCCTTTTGCAGAAACACCA GTGATTATCGGGCCCAACAAGTGCTGCCTCCTAACGTGGCACCTGCAGCAGCTCCATTTTCTGTCTTTCAAGAAGACAGTGACCAAGAAAATAAGTG TGTCGCCCAGAAGCTGGACAAGACTAATTCAGCAGCAGGCTTGCGAGAACATCCTGGATTGAAAACAGTCCCCTCAACGCAAAAC GGTGCTGCCCCAGTCGCGGAGTCCGCAATGGAAGACTACACTGTGTGGGCGGCGCGCTGTAACAACACCCTGGCAGCCTGTCCTAACACCACCAGGGACTTCGCCTTGTCGGCTCAGATCGCTTCCACCCCCTTCCACAGCCGAGCGTCCCTGCCATGGGACACCCAGGACACACAGG GGCTTGATGCCTCTGAAGAAAATCTCTACCAGTTACACAAAACCAGGAAGCTCAG CCCAATTACAGAGCAGAGCCCGAGTACAGAGGAGGACTTGCCGTCTCAGTGTGCCGCCGGCAGCAGGAGGAGATCAGTGAACGCTAGTAGCGGGATCACAGCCGAGGGGCCGGAGGACAGACACTCGAAGCTGGTCAGCTCCCTCTCTGAGCACAAGCAACTAGCCCTCCAGCCTGCTGTCCCGCAGGAGGGGGAGAACCAGCTCAGCCACCCCCCTTCAGGGGATCCAG CACACGTGGTTCCAGATCCCTGGGATGAAACCCTGATCAAACGTCTGCTGTCCGATCTGCCCACACCCCTCCACACCTCTTCCAACTTCTTCACCTGGAAAAGAAATACCCCCAGCATTTCACCCAAAATGACTGTAACTGTTG GTGATGCCCCTTACCAGATCGACTGTGTGCTTGGCGAAGGTGCCTTTGCCACAGTTTATCAAGTGTCTGGACTGAGCAAGGCCAAGAAGCTGGTCTTCAAG GTCCTCAAGTCTACCAGTCCTTGGGAATTCTATATTGACCGTCAACTGAATGAACGACTTCAGCCCAGTGTACGTCATCTTTACAACAGCTTGTGCTCAGCCCACATCTTCCAGAATGGAAGTATTTTAATGGGAGAATTGTACAGCTGTGGAACTTTGCTG AATGCAGTAAACCTGTACAGGAATTTGAGTGAGAAGGTGATGCCCCAGCCTCTGGTTATCTATCTTTCAATCTGCATCCTGCACATGGTGGAGCAGCTCCACAGCATCGGCATGATACACGCAGACATCAAACCAGACAACTTCATGCTGGGGGAGAG atTTCTTGAAAATGAGTGTTTTGACCCAGAAAACCTGGAGCATGGGCTGTCGCTGATTGATTTTGGACAGAGCATTGACATGACCCTTTTCAAAGAGGGAACTGTGTTCAAGGCTAAATGCATGACGTCTGGGTTTCAATGTGTTGAAATGCTGATGGGTCGACCATGGACATATCAA ACTGATTACTTTGGAATTGCTGGAACAGTGTACTGCATGATTTTTGGCACCTACAtgaaagtgaaaaatgaaaacgGTGTTTGGAAACCCAATACAGTTTTTAAAAG GAATCCCCACAGTGAAATGTGGACAGAGTTCTTTCACACTTTGTTGAATGTACCAGACTGCAACTCCCTTCCCTCCCTGAAAAGTCTGCGGGACAAGTTGACAGCTGTGTTTCTTCAGAACTACAGCACCAAAATACGAGCACTGAGGACCAGACTGATCGTGTTACTGCTCGAGAGCAAGCGTTCACGGAAATAA